Below is a genomic region from Actinomycetota bacterium.
GATGCGCAAGACGCGGGCCAAGGTGAAGAGGGCCAAGATCCGCAAGGGGGGCTGAGATCGGGCGGCCCATCAGGAGGCGCGGAGCGTGCTTCGCGCCTCCTGATGAAGTCCCCTCCCCAGCGGCCTTCGAACACCTAGTTGTTCGCCGCCGGAGGCACTTGTCCTGCCTGGGTTCCCGTCAGGACCCCCAGAGGTCCACCTTCGGCCCCCCGTCCGGACCGCCGCCCGCGGCCCGGCGGCGCATCTGCTTTGCGAACGGGTAGTAGTCGCGGACCTCCACCACGATCGGCATCGGCATCGCGTATCCGGACAGCAGGACCTGCTTTTTCGGCTCGAGGTTGTTGATCAGGACCTTCTGGGCCCCCGCGTCGGGCACCCCGGACAGCACCGCCGCCTGGTCCCGGTCGTCGTCCAGAGCGGCGATCACGCGGGTGCCGAGCTGGGAGGCAACCTCCTCGTCGATGCCCGACGGACGCTGGTCCACCACGAGAAGCGACACGTTGTACTTGCGCATCTCGCGCGCGATCGTCCCGAAGATGGTCTGGCCGGCGGCCTCCGGAGACAGAAACTTGTGCGCCTCCTCCAGCGTGATGATCAGCTGCGGCGGGTGCCCGATGACCCCGTCGGCCGACGCCTTCTCCTTGGCCTCCTGCCACACCCCGTGGATGCGGCGCGTGAGAATCGACGAGACGAGCATGTAGGCCAGGAAGCTTGTCTGGCGGCCGAACTCGATGACCACGTGGCGGCGGGCCAGAAGGGCGTCCACCACCCGCTTGGCGGAGTTGTCGGTGGTCTGAGCCCGGACGAAAGGCAGCTTCGCCAGCTTTTTGAGGTTTCGCGCCAGCGCCTTGACCGACTGCTCCTGGACCGGAAGCCTCTGGTCCACGATGGCGTCGGACAGGTCCCCGGACTCCTGCAGTTCCAGAAGCTGCGATAGCCAGTCGCTCCCCCACCGCTCCGACAGGGTCTCCATGTCCCGCAGCTGAGCGTCGGTCAGGCCCAGCTCGGAGCGCAGAAGCCGCAGGTCCCCGG
It encodes:
- a CDS encoding ATP-binding protein, which gives rise to SEDETHLPIGTPLEMTSEVCVNLERFVERSNAVFGKTGTGKSFLTRMLLAGVIQSDLASVLVFDMHNEYGMWSEDEETRKKAPALKEMFGQRVLIFSVDPDSSRRRSVTPDYEVQVALRDIESGDLRLLRSELGLTDAQLRDMETLSERWGSDWLSQLLELQESGDLSDAIVDQRLPVQEQSVKALARNLKKLAKLPFVRAQTTDNSAKRVVDALLARRHVVIEFGRQTSFLAYMLVSSILTRRIHGVWQEAKEKASADGVIGHPPQLIITLEEAHKFLSPEAAGQTIFGTIAREMRKYNVSLLVVDQRPSGIDEEVASQLGTRVIAALDDDRDQAAVLSGVPDAGAQKVLINNLEPKKQVLLSGYAMPMPIVVEVRDYYPFAKQMRRRAAGGGPDGGPKVDLWGS